The following DNA comes from Miscanthus floridulus cultivar M001 chromosome 5, ASM1932011v1, whole genome shotgun sequence.
CTACAACTCACGGTCTTCACGATGAGACTATTTGTTTTCCTAATCAAAGCTACCAGGTCTACAGAGAGGAGGAATCTCAATAACAGGTGCCTATCACACATGAATATGACGCTAACATGGGCACTTCGCTCAATTTCGTGTTACTGCATTGTCAGTTAATATATTGCTTTTCAGTTATGTGGGGTATAATTGTTTGATTTTTCCATCAGTGAATGATTAGCCCTCTGCATGCCAATGCTATCTAACAAAGCAATTTTTAACTGTACACACATATGTTCGACATCATGtaatttctgctatcttttaATAGGAACGTGTGGCTTGCCTCATAAACAAAAAATATGTTCATGTAATTCGTGGTCTCTGAATTCGGGATACTATTAGGCCTGCACAGAAGGGATAGCTCGTGATATGACATTGTACGTTAGATATCTTTTGCACAGCTATCCATATTGTTTGAATTTCATGCTTAGTTTCATTTGAGGGAAAATTTTCAATAATTTGTGTGATTCGTGTTGCACTTGGTTTATTAAATTATATGGTTACTCATACTCGTCGTACTCCTTGCTATGCCACTTCCCCGTCCCGTCCCCTGACCTCCACACCGGCGACCACTCCCATAGTACAGCGACAGCGAGCAATAATCTCCCCCGGATCTCCACGGGGCACTTCTCCGGCGGCGACGACCTCCTCTTCGCCCCCAAGCGATCCTACGCCGTCCGCTCCTTCTCCTTCACCACTCGGCCCTTACCACTGATCCCACCGTCGTTCGCCTCGTCGCTACGCTCGCCCTCGAGGGATTTGGCGTCGACTCGCGTCGCAGGGAACACCACCAGTCACCTTCGAACTCGAAGGCTACTACTCCACCGCCACCTCCTCCGCTGAGCTATGCATATGATCGGCTCCAGTTCTTACGCAAGAGACGATGGCACCGATACTGACGTCCACTTGTCAGACGTTGGGCTGCGTCTCCACCTGCCTCACCCTTCGAACCTCTCCGAGCCCTTCGTGACCGGCCGCCTCGAGGGCGCCGGCTTTGGTGCCATCATCCTCGTCGCGTACGCGGACTCCCGTTCCGCCAGCGACGGTGACTACACATATGCAGAGACCGCCGCCTCCTGCCCACCGCCGGTCACGCCCGCGCGTGACGGGCAGCATGTGCTCGGCGCAGGCTTCTCGTGCTCCCGCCTCCGGGCACTACTCCGAGGCTCCTACGACCTCGAGTATAGGCCAGGCACAGGCAGAGGCAGGCACACGGCGGGCAGCTCGCCGCTGCAGCTGCGACACCGGCTCATGTACGTCAACCAGATGAGCTGCGCCACTGACGGCGGCGTCCGCGCATACATGGCGTTCTACGCCGATCAATCGGGCTCCTTCCCGAGCTCACTGTTCTTAGTCGGGGACGAGGCGCTCGTCGCCGAAGGGTTCTGGGACTCGTCTCGGGGCCATGCCCGAGGGCGTGCCGGGTGGTGCGCTCAGGCTTGTCCCGCGCGGATCTTGCAGTGGGAGAGTGTGGAATCGGGGTCAGCTTCTGGTTCCCGGACACATGGTCGTTCCAGGACCGGAAGACCGTGGTCGGATTGATCTGGAACTCGAGCAGGGTGTTGAGAAGCGTGGGATACACGGGCGACCTCTCTGACATCAAATACAACTACACCTTGGTGGAGAAGGCCAAGGAGCACTACCACTCCAACCCGGTGTTGAGCAAGGACAGGAATGGCAGCTTCCCGGGTAACCACTCGTGTCGGGACTTCGTGTTCCATTTCAACCTAAAGAACCCGGAATTGCGCGTGCACGGGTCTGCCCCGCCAATCGTCCAAGAGGATAGGCCGATGCCTGACGATGTATTCTCTCGGCGCGTGGCGCCAGAGGTGAACACGCAGAGGCTGCTGAATGTCAGCTACGATTTGCAGTATACAGTCGCAGATGTGGATCGACGCATCAATGCAGAAGGTGTTTATGATACACTCTGCATGGTTGCTTGCCAAGTGAGCAACGGCTCGTCAGACTGCCAGGTCCTGGTGACCGTTCAGTTCGCTCCGGTGGACACTGGGACGCGGGAGCATGACGTTGGCACGATCAGCAGCCTGAGAATGAAGAGTGATCCTCTGTTCTTCGAAGCACTGGAATTCGTAAGCCAGGGGATGGACCTGATGTGGCAGCCCGAATCCATGCTGGAGCTCTCTCCGGCGTTGTTCGCCGTCGTCCTTATCCTGCAGCTGCGCCATGCCAAGAAGCACCCCGAGGCTGTTCCTTCCATGTCGATCACCATGCTCGTTGTCCTGGCTCTGGGCTACCTAATCCCTCTCATGCTCGACTTCGAGCCTGCCATCAGGGCACTGCAGAATCGCTTCGATCCGGTGTGGGCGTGGTATCGTACTGTGCCGAATAGGTTCCCATTGCGTGTACTTCGAGCGTTGCCGAACGCCGCACGACcgtgactacaagcacaagagcattctataaactacaattacaagttcaattcacaagaatatatacaatctatcattaaatatacaaattccatacgcattgttatcaacgtcctagagctagcctttcagtctcacgtaggtgttggtactgaggatttgtacctaactcagactctcggtcatggtatgcgcctctgacgtgtacaatctggtccaatatgaaattgcaaaggtcgccgacgagctctaagagttggtcatccttgtatgggtctcttttcattcctttctcttctctccactacaagagaacaagtttcggtttagtatttcataccatgtacgaagtttttattctacgggtgaagaggttcaaacttccaggcttctgcttggggcactgtatgttttgcatatgaaaatgttaagtaatgctcttgacagccatgtaatggagtactgaagaagtaagttacacttaccgcacatagtgtttttataaccagcttttcctttcttgctgaatcatgccttccatgatgattagtgacatagaacataaatgccctgttcgaattattttagcaaatacaacttgttagtatccaaaagtgaacgttacaagtatgtatacaaacatataagctaatgaggattatcgatatgtatacgtcttgagaatcgatatta
Coding sequences within:
- the LOC136454962 gene encoding uncharacterized protein; amino-acid sequence: MHMIGSSSYARDDGTDTDVHLSDVGLRLHLPHPSNLSEPFVTGRLEGAGFGAIILVAYADSRSASDGDYTYAETAASCPPPVTPARDGQHVLGAGFSCSRLRALLRGSYDLEYRPGTGRGRHTAGSSPLQLRHRLMYVNQMSCATDGGVRAYMAFYADQSGSFPSSLFLVGDEALVAEGFWFPDTWSFQDRKTVVGLIWNSSRVLRSVGYTGDLSDIKYNYTLVEKAKEHYHSNPVLSKDRNGSFPGNHSCRDFVFHFNLKNPELRVHGSAPPIVQEDRPMPDDVFSRRVAPEVNTQRLLNVSYDLQYTVADVDRRINAEGVYDTLCMVACQVSNGSSDCQVLVTVQFAPVDTGTREHDVGTISSLRMKSDPLFFEALEFVSQGMDLMWQPESMLELSPALFAVVLILQLRHAKKHPEAVPSMSITMLVVLALGYLIPLMLDFEPAIRALQNRFDPVWAWYRTVPNRFPLRVLRALPNAARP